One Prosthecobacter sp. SYSU 5D2 genomic window carries:
- a CDS encoding PSD1 and planctomycete cytochrome C domain-containing protein, with the protein MDFSKEVLPVLQRACFECHGSEVAKAGLRLHEKTGALKGSDHQAVIVPGKPEESELLRRVSLPRTDKEAMPRRGNRLTKPEIAALRGWIAAGAVWPEEVTAARHWAYEVPVRPEVPGVQSSVFSVQKGELHPVDAFVGARLKEAGLKPSPEAPEATLMRRVFFDLTGLPPTLEDLETFSLKTEGGYEKLVDHLLESPEFGVKWARHWLDLARYADSHGFQRDDLREVWGYRDWVVDALNKDMPFDQFTIEQVAGDLLPNPAPSQIIATGFHRSTPTNVEAGTEPEESRINQVIDRVNTTGAVWLGSTMECAQCHNHKYDPFSQKDYYRLLAYFNNTEKEAERTNPKTPGSIQFGGVPFTMPDPEKEKAQAGLAQKLKQVKARMAKLESQEAPRSKQPVKSHAPVVLKPADIETASGAEWDVQKDQSILFIGDVPDEDIYTVTYEAPAGPLTGLMLEALTDPSLPDNGPGRGAGGRPNFVLQHMEISLVAADGSSTPLKFSDAFASFSQKRFEVDGLIDENRETGWAINPAFSKPHWAAFALAKPVTLTAGMKVKLRLVQEFGGGRIIGKLRFSAISGEVAASLPEVETVAAAKKTPAMLAMEKEMKTIQKEMEAMKPATTEVMRELPEPRMTAVFKRGVYTDPGDPVTAGIPEIFGQQTEGPANRLTLAKWLVSKDNPLTARVTVNRLWAEIFGQGIVTTVEDFGIKGAPPSHPELLDWLALEFMDQGWSLKKIIKQMVMSQTYRQSSVIPPGSAGLEADPTNSLLWRGPRFRLDAEAIRDNALAVSGLISLGKGGAPIRPPQPDGLWAKVGGQKYDYQVSPGEMQYRRGLYVVLKRGAPYPSFMNFDASARMACVVKRGRSNTPLQALTLLNDPVYVEAARALAQTLMTEPDAESRIRLGFKRVLAREPAESELKVMLHLYDSQISQGEAKALESVAGALMNLDETITKG; encoded by the coding sequence GTGGATTTTTCTAAGGAAGTGCTGCCCGTGTTGCAACGCGCCTGTTTTGAATGCCATGGCAGCGAGGTGGCCAAGGCGGGACTGCGTCTGCATGAGAAAACCGGTGCGCTGAAAGGCAGCGACCATCAGGCCGTGATCGTGCCCGGCAAACCGGAGGAAAGTGAGCTGCTGCGCCGGGTGTCCCTGCCACGCACTGACAAGGAGGCCATGCCGCGCCGGGGCAACCGGCTGACGAAACCAGAAATCGCAGCGTTGCGCGGCTGGATCGCCGCCGGGGCGGTGTGGCCGGAGGAGGTGACGGCGGCGAGGCATTGGGCGTATGAGGTGCCGGTGAGACCGGAGGTGCCCGGTGTGCAGTCTTCAGTTTTCAGTGTGCAGAAGGGTGAACTCCATCCGGTGGATGCTTTTGTGGGGGCCCGGTTGAAGGAAGCGGGATTGAAGCCGTCGCCAGAGGCACCGGAAGCGACCTTGATGCGCCGGGTGTTTTTTGACCTGACGGGACTGCCACCGACGCTGGAGGATCTGGAGACCTTTTCGCTGAAGACCGAGGGCGGATATGAAAAGCTGGTGGACCATCTTTTGGAATCGCCGGAATTTGGTGTCAAATGGGCGCGGCACTGGCTGGACCTGGCGCGATATGCGGACTCTCACGGCTTTCAGCGGGATGACCTGCGGGAGGTCTGGGGTTATCGGGACTGGGTGGTGGATGCGCTGAACAAGGACATGCCGTTTGACCAGTTCACCATCGAGCAGGTGGCGGGGGATCTTTTACCCAACCCGGCTCCATCGCAAATCATCGCCACAGGCTTCCACCGCTCCACACCGACGAATGTGGAGGCAGGCACCGAGCCTGAGGAAAGCCGTATCAACCAGGTCATTGACCGGGTGAACACGACCGGTGCGGTGTGGCTGGGCAGCACGATGGAATGCGCCCAGTGCCATAACCACAAGTATGACCCCTTCAGCCAGAAGGATTACTACCGCCTGCTGGCTTACTTTAACAACACCGAAAAGGAAGCTGAGCGGACCAATCCAAAAACCCCCGGCTCCATTCAGTTTGGCGGCGTGCCCTTTACCATGCCTGATCCGGAAAAAGAGAAGGCGCAGGCCGGGCTGGCCCAAAAGCTCAAGCAGGTGAAAGCCAGAATGGCCAAGCTGGAAAGTCAGGAAGCCCCGCGCTCCAAACAGCCGGTCAAGTCCCACGCTCCCGTTGTCCTGAAGCCTGCTGACATCGAAACGGCCTCCGGTGCGGAGTGGGATGTGCAAAAGGACCAGAGCATCCTGTTTATCGGCGATGTGCCGGATGAGGACATCTACACCGTTACGTATGAAGCGCCCGCAGGACCGCTGACCGGCCTCATGCTGGAAGCCTTGACGGACCCTTCCCTGCCTGACAATGGCCCGGGCCGGGGAGCGGGCGGGCGGCCTAACTTTGTGCTGCAGCACATGGAGATTTCCCTGGTCGCTGCAGATGGCAGCAGCACTCCGCTAAAGTTCAGCGATGCCTTTGCCAGTTTTTCTCAGAAACGCTTTGAAGTGGATGGCTTGATTGACGAGAACCGTGAGACCGGCTGGGCGATCAACCCGGCCTTTTCAAAGCCACACTGGGCCGCCTTTGCCCTGGCGAAACCCGTCACCCTCACTGCCGGGATGAAAGTGAAGCTGCGCCTGGTGCAGGAATTCGGCGGTGGCCGGATCATCGGCAAACTGCGCTTCTCCGCCATCAGCGGCGAGGTGGCAGCCAGTCTGCCGGAGGTGGAAACTGTGGCAGCGGCGAAGAAGACCCCTGCCATGCTGGCGATGGAAAAGGAAATGAAGACGATCCAGAAGGAGATGGAGGCGATGAAGCCTGCCACCACGGAGGTGATGCGCGAGCTGCCTGAGCCACGCATGACCGCCGTCTTCAAGCGCGGCGTTTATACAGACCCAGGAGACCCTGTCACGGCGGGCATCCCGGAGATTTTCGGCCAGCAGACTGAAGGTCCGGCCAACCGGCTGACGCTGGCCAAATGGCTCGTCTCCAAGGACAATCCGCTGACGGCGCGCGTGACGGTGAACCGGTTGTGGGCGGAAATTTTCGGCCAGGGCATCGTGACCACCGTGGAAGATTTTGGCATCAAAGGCGCACCGCCTTCCCACCCGGAACTGCTGGACTGGCTGGCGTTGGAATTCATGGACCAGGGCTGGAGCCTGAAGAAAATCATCAAGCAGATGGTGATGTCCCAGACCTACCGGCAGAGCTCCGTCATTCCTCCAGGCTCCGCCGGGCTGGAAGCAGATCCCACCAATTCCCTGCTCTGGCGCGGACCGCGCTTCCGCCTGGATGCTGAGGCCATCCGCGACAATGCGCTTGCCGTTTCCGGACTCATCAGCCTGGGCAAAGGCGGTGCCCCCATCCGGCCTCCGCAGCCCGACGGCCTCTGGGCCAAGGTGGGCGGTCAAAAGTATGACTATCAGGTCAGCCCTGGCGAGATGCAGTACCGGCGCGGACTCTATGTGGTGCTGAAGCGCGGTGCCCCGTATCCGAGCTTCATGAACTTTGATGCCAGCGCACGCATGGCCTGCGTGGTGAAGCGCGGCCGCAGCAACACGCCGCTGCAGGCACTGACCCTGCTGAATGACCCTGTGTATGTCGAAGCCGCCCGCGCCCTGGCTCAAACCCTGATGACAGAACCCGATGCTGAATCACGCATCCGCCTGGGCTTCAAACGGGTGCTGGCCCGCGAACCGGCGGAGTCCGAACTGAAAGTGATGTTGCATCTCTATGATTCCCAGATCAGTCAGGGAGAGGCTAAAGCACTGGAGTCCGTGGCCGGCGCACTGATGAACCTGGATGAAACCATCACCAAAGGGTGA
- a CDS encoding PSD1 and planctomycete cytochrome C domain-containing protein, translated as MHRFSLILALFAPLAGGVAAPVDFSKQIRPILSENCFFCHGPDEAKREAGLRLDEESAAKASNEGVIAVVPGDPARSALLQRILTTDADEVMPPPKQHKVITPAQIALLKQWIQEGAKWGGHWSYELIVRPEVPGVQSAVSSVQKKQISPVDAFLLQRLQLEKLAFTPEAEPATLIRRVALDLTGLPPTPEEVESFVQEWNQNSSFVIRNSSFYALVDHFLAKPAFGEHWARMWLDLARYADSSGYPSDQPREIWAYRDWVIQALNRNMPFDQFTIEQLAGDLLPKPTDDQLVATAFHRNTMTQNEGGTNDEEFRIAAVVDRVNTTFAVWMGTTMACAQCHTHKYDPLTHAEYFQAYAFLNQSADADKKDESPLHELVSPEVRKQRDEWKREQAALEAQFNNPPAEWMAGYETWLASKPTVKDKKVSAVLAVAADKRTAEQQKTLQYHYARFVAKESLAEQKRMLAINKELARTKPVTVPVMLDLPVAERRKTNIQLRGNWQALGEEVSEGTPAVFPPLPAQAPRNRLTLAKWLVSRENPLTARVTVNRLWESLFGIGIVRTSEEFGSQGELPVHPELLDWLAAELMDSGWDIKHMIRLMVTTQAYRQDSPSTPELNERDPDNRLLARGPRFRPTGELLRDQALAVSGLLSAKMGGPSVRPMAPNMGLTTAFGRSNDWTVSAGEDRHRRSVYTEMRRNSPYPSFSTFDAPNREVCTITRGRTNTPLQAFVTLNDPVFIEANQALARRVADTPDPIGLMFQLCVSRAPSAKERATLQKLFDEALADYRSHPDEAAKMATDPLGPAPKEADLPSLAAWTTVANVVMNLDEFVMRR; from the coding sequence ATGCATCGGTTCTCTCTTATCCTCGCCCTCTTCGCGCCCTTGGCCGGCGGAGTGGCGGCCCCTGTGGATTTTTCCAAACAGATCCGCCCCATTCTTTCGGAGAACTGCTTTTTTTGCCATGGCCCCGATGAAGCCAAACGCGAGGCAGGTTTGCGCCTGGACGAAGAATCGGCTGCCAAGGCCAGTAATGAGGGTGTCATCGCCGTGGTGCCGGGGGATCCGGCCCGGAGCGCCCTCCTCCAGCGCATCCTCACCACCGATGCGGATGAAGTGATGCCGCCGCCCAAGCAGCATAAAGTCATCACGCCCGCGCAGATCGCCCTGTTGAAGCAATGGATCCAGGAAGGGGCTAAATGGGGCGGGCATTGGAGTTATGAACTCATTGTTAGGCCGGAGGTGCCCGGTGTTCAGTCTGCAGTTTCCAGTGTCCAGAAAAAACAGATCAGTCCGGTGGATGCGTTTTTGTTGCAGCGGTTACAGCTTGAGAAGCTGGCCTTCACTCCAGAGGCCGAGCCAGCCACTTTGATCCGCCGAGTGGCGCTGGATCTCACCGGCCTGCCGCCCACCCCCGAAGAAGTCGAGTCCTTCGTCCAAGAGTGGAATCAAAATTCGTCATTCGTCATTCGGAATTCGTCATTTTATGCCCTGGTGGACCATTTTCTGGCCAAACCTGCCTTTGGCGAACATTGGGCACGCATGTGGCTGGACCTCGCCCGGTATGCGGACAGCTCCGGCTATCCCAGTGACCAGCCGCGTGAGATCTGGGCCTATCGTGACTGGGTCATCCAGGCGCTAAACCGGAACATGCCCTTTGACCAGTTCACCATCGAGCAGCTCGCTGGCGATCTTTTGCCCAAGCCCACAGATGACCAGCTTGTTGCCACCGCGTTTCATCGCAATACGATGACGCAGAATGAGGGCGGCACGAATGATGAAGAGTTCCGCATTGCCGCCGTGGTGGACCGGGTCAATACCACCTTCGCCGTCTGGATGGGCACCACCATGGCCTGCGCCCAGTGCCACACGCACAAGTATGACCCGCTGACCCATGCCGAATACTTCCAGGCCTATGCCTTCCTGAACCAAAGCGCCGATGCGGACAAAAAAGACGAGTCTCCTCTGCATGAACTCGTCAGCCCGGAGGTGCGCAAGCAGAGGGATGAATGGAAACGGGAGCAAGCCGCCCTGGAAGCGCAGTTTAATAATCCACCCGCTGAATGGATGGCTGGTTATGAGACCTGGCTCGCCAGCAAACCCACGGTCAAAGACAAGAAGGTAAGCGCCGTCCTGGCCGTGGCGGCAGACAAACGCACCGCCGAGCAGCAAAAGACCCTGCAATATCACTACGCGCGTTTTGTCGCCAAAGAAAGCCTGGCTGAGCAGAAGCGCATGCTCGCCATCAACAAAGAACTGGCCCGCACCAAGCCGGTGACGGTACCTGTCATGCTGGACCTGCCCGTGGCTGAGCGGCGCAAGACCAACATCCAGCTCCGGGGCAACTGGCAGGCGCTCGGAGAGGAAGTCAGTGAAGGCACCCCGGCGGTCTTCCCACCACTTCCGGCGCAGGCTCCGCGTAACCGCCTCACGCTCGCCAAATGGCTTGTCAGCCGTGAAAACCCGCTCACAGCGCGTGTCACCGTCAACCGACTGTGGGAAAGTTTGTTCGGCATCGGCATTGTCCGCACCAGTGAGGAATTCGGCAGCCAGGGCGAGCTGCCAGTTCATCCGGAGTTGCTGGACTGGCTGGCGGCGGAGCTGATGGACAGCGGCTGGGACATCAAACACATGATCCGGCTCATGGTCACCACCCAGGCCTACCGCCAGGATTCCCCCAGCACACCGGAACTCAACGAGCGCGATCCCGACAACCGCCTGCTGGCGCGTGGGCCGCGTTTCCGCCCCACGGGAGAACTTCTTCGCGATCAGGCCCTGGCCGTCAGCGGTCTGCTCAGTGCCAAAATGGGTGGACCCTCCGTCCGGCCCATGGCCCCGAACATGGGACTCACCACCGCCTTTGGCCGCAGCAATGACTGGACCGTCAGCGCGGGCGAGGACCGTCACCGTCGCAGCGTCTATACCGAAATGCGCCGCAACAGCCCCTACCCCAGCTTCAGCACCTTTGATGCGCCTAACCGAGAAGTGTGTACGATTACACGCGGCCGGACCAACACTCCACTACAGGCCTTCGTCACACTCAACGATCCCGTCTTCATCGAGGCCAACCAGGCCCTTGCCCGCCGTGTGGCAGACACCCCGGACCCCATCGGCCTCATGTTCCAGCTCTGCGTCTCCCGCGCACCCTCCGCCAAAGAAAGGGCCACCTTGCAAAAGCTCTTCGACGAAGCCCTGGCCGACTATCGCTCTCATCCTGACGAAGCTGCCAAAATGGCCACCGATCCCCTCGGCCCCGCGCCCAAGGAGGCGGATCTCCCCAGCCTCGCCGCCTGGACCACCGTCGCCAATGTGGTCATGAACCTGGATGAGTTTGTGATGCGGAGGTGA
- a CDS encoding SUMF1/EgtB/PvdO family nonheme iron enzyme: MTILFLDANADTRGPRTEALQKQPEWTVHSVASVTEARAWISRADRLDLLITEAIPAASGDTGFNLRDAVLSRYPQAKVLFTTRYDLTGFETQIAGWPVLLDAPYSEEKLVAKTQAALLAPAPPRCVELPPFLAPGTMLGNYQVQDRLTQEAESETYRAIQVTVQRPVAMVLLRPDLLSQPEAVKGFKDRERLKASISHPRIAPLYEAGSVNGLIFYTRELPRGRNLEEMQAANEHLSERKIAEMLFGVAEAMQYAVERGHHHRRLYPRDVYLDAENQASIVNIFRPAGSRPRVAQEEVAALLDLVQPLASEGKARGLLATLAEAGHDWSGLLEALDDVRDAMRERSIMRRIEAEEGSSASKRPTPWWVWAAAAAALAAVFALGNLVGTATPSAMSALKQQMVAIPAGPFIYQKKERRNLPAYWISKHETTIGQYGEFLNFLDQNPAASLDHPDQPKTKTGHTPPKWAETYAAAKAGATYNGQPMSLNTPVTQVDWWDAYAFAKWKGQRLPTEEEWEKAARGSTGFLFPWGEKQNKAAANLGEDYDTNGKGGIKDGFNLWAPVDRKTLDVSPYGVCDMAGNVSEWTASESKDGIWPSHPDYPDLRVPVVRGGHFALKVTNDLLTSRFFAESASETTLARGFRTVSDTAP; encoded by the coding sequence ATGACGATCCTTTTTCTCGACGCCAACGCCGACACTCGCGGCCCCCGAACCGAAGCCCTCCAAAAACAGCCCGAATGGACTGTCCATAGTGTGGCGAGTGTGACAGAAGCCCGCGCCTGGATCAGCCGCGCGGACCGGTTGGACCTGCTCATTACCGAGGCCATTCCTGCGGCCAGCGGCGATACAGGGTTCAATCTTCGGGATGCCGTGCTGTCCCGTTATCCGCAGGCCAAGGTGCTTTTCACGACCCGGTATGATCTGACGGGGTTTGAAACTCAGATCGCCGGCTGGCCGGTTCTTCTGGACGCCCCTTACAGCGAAGAAAAACTCGTCGCCAAGACCCAGGCCGCCCTTCTCGCCCCGGCGCCACCGCGCTGTGTGGAGCTGCCCCCATTCCTTGCCCCCGGAACCATGCTGGGGAATTACCAGGTACAGGACCGGCTGACTCAGGAGGCCGAATCTGAAACCTACCGGGCCATCCAGGTGACCGTGCAGCGTCCGGTGGCCATGGTATTGCTGCGCCCCGATCTCCTTAGCCAGCCGGAGGCCGTCAAAGGTTTCAAGGACCGTGAGCGCCTGAAAGCCTCCATTTCCCACCCGCGCATAGCCCCTTTGTATGAGGCAGGTTCCGTAAACGGGCTTATTTTTTACACCCGGGAGCTGCCGCGAGGCCGCAATCTGGAAGAGATGCAGGCCGCCAATGAGCACCTGTCAGAGCGAAAGATTGCTGAGATGCTCTTTGGGGTCGCTGAGGCCATGCAGTACGCGGTGGAGCGCGGGCACCATCATCGCCGTCTTTATCCACGTGATGTTTATCTGGATGCGGAAAATCAGGCCAGCATCGTCAATATCTTCCGTCCCGCAGGCAGCCGCCCGCGTGTCGCCCAGGAAGAAGTGGCGGCTCTGCTGGATCTGGTGCAGCCGCTGGCCAGTGAGGGGAAGGCCCGCGGCCTGCTGGCCACATTGGCGGAGGCCGGGCACGACTGGTCAGGCCTGCTGGAAGCTCTGGATGATGTCCGGGATGCCATGCGGGAGCGCAGCATCATGCGGCGGATCGAGGCGGAGGAAGGCTCCTCCGCCAGCAAGCGTCCCACCCCATGGTGGGTCTGGGCCGCAGCCGCAGCCGCCCTGGCAGCCGTCTTTGCGCTGGGAAATCTGGTGGGTACGGCCACTCCATCGGCCATGTCTGCTCTCAAGCAGCAAATGGTGGCCATCCCGGCAGGACCCTTCATTTATCAGAAAAAGGAAAGACGCAATCTGCCCGCCTACTGGATCAGCAAACATGAGACCACCATCGGCCAGTATGGAGAGTTTCTAAACTTCCTGGACCAGAATCCTGCCGCTAGCCTGGACCATCCGGACCAGCCCAAAACCAAGACCGGGCATACCCCCCCCAAGTGGGCGGAAACCTACGCAGCAGCCAAGGCGGGGGCCACTTATAATGGCCAGCCGATGAGCCTGAACACCCCCGTCACCCAGGTGGACTGGTGGGATGCCTATGCCTTTGCCAAATGGAAAGGGCAGCGGCTGCCTACAGAAGAGGAATGGGAGAAAGCCGCTCGCGGCAGCACCGGTTTTCTTTTTCCCTGGGGTGAAAAACAGAACAAGGCTGCCGCCAACCTGGGCGAGGACTACGACACCAATGGCAAAGGCGGCATCAAAGACGGTTTCAACCTCTGGGCACCGGTGGACCGCAAGACCCTGGATGTAAGCCCCTATGGCGTCTGTGACATGGCGGGCAATGTCTCCGAATGGACCGCCAGTGAGAGCAAGGACGGCATCTGGCCTTCACATCCTGACTATCCGGATCTCCGCGTGCCGGTGGTGCGGGGCGGACACTTCGCCTTGAAGGTCACCAATGACCTGCTGACCAGCCGCTTCTTTGCCGAATCTGCTTCTGAAACCACCCTTGCCCGCGGCTTTCGCACCGTCAGCGACACGGCTCCGTGA
- a CDS encoding anthranilate synthase component I family protein, whose translation MAQEPGFVWLDSAVAAPDAVSILTARPETVFQGRMDQDWALVEHALLQGTATQRPGGLFGWVGYDGQFVLGVYSHALLYDHGREEWFECGDFSDKLKLAARHLVQGQPQQDLPKLPFLPLVSRQEFMAQVVRAQEYIRAGDIYQVNLSHPWQAAWPAGTPFLPLYERLRRISPAPHAACLHLAGTIILSTSPELFLKLSGRTIATHPIKGTRPRFPHDADQDALSARELLASEKERAELLMITDLERNDLGQVCEYGSIQVPDLWRVESFAQVYHLVSTVTGTLRPEISHADAFRACFPGGSITGAPKRRAREIITELELHPRGLYTGAIGYFGFDGESQWNIAIRTAVQQGDAITFHAGSGIVADSIPEREWEETLHKASGILAAL comes from the coding sequence TTGGCTCAGGAACCTGGATTTGTCTGGCTGGACAGCGCCGTTGCTGCGCCGGATGCCGTCTCCATCCTGACCGCCCGGCCGGAAACCGTTTTCCAGGGGCGGATGGACCAGGATTGGGCGCTGGTGGAACACGCTCTCCTCCAAGGAACTGCCACCCAAAGGCCAGGGGGCCTGTTCGGATGGGTGGGGTATGATGGGCAGTTTGTGCTCGGCGTTTATTCTCATGCGCTCCTGTATGACCATGGCCGGGAAGAATGGTTCGAATGCGGTGATTTTTCAGATAAATTAAAGTTAGCCGCCCGGCACCTCGTCCAAGGGCAGCCCCAACAGGATCTTCCCAAGCTCCCCTTCCTGCCCCTCGTCTCACGCCAGGAATTCATGGCCCAAGTGGTCCGGGCCCAGGAATACATTCGCGCCGGGGACATTTATCAGGTGAACCTTTCTCACCCCTGGCAGGCAGCCTGGCCTGCGGGCACCCCCTTTCTGCCCTTGTACGAGCGCCTGCGGCGCATCTCCCCTGCCCCGCATGCCGCCTGCCTCCATCTTGCAGGCACCATCATCCTCTCCACCTCACCGGAGCTGTTTCTCAAACTCTCCGGCCGCACCATCGCCACACACCCCATCAAAGGCACCCGCCCGCGTTTCCCCCACGACGCGGACCAGGATGCCCTCTCCGCCCGTGAACTCCTGGCCAGTGAAAAGGAACGCGCCGAGCTGCTCATGATCACTGACCTGGAACGCAATGACCTGGGCCAGGTGTGTGAATATGGCAGCATCCAGGTACCGGATCTCTGGCGGGTGGAAAGCTTCGCCCAGGTCTATCACCTCGTCTCCACCGTCACCGGCACTTTGCGGCCGGAAATCAGCCATGCCGATGCCTTTCGCGCTTGCTTCCCCGGCGGCAGCATCACCGGTGCGCCCAAAAGACGTGCCAGGGAAATCATCACCGAACTGGAGCTCCATCCTCGCGGACTCTACACCGGAGCCATCGGGTACTTTGGTTTTGATGGCGAAAGCCAGTGGAACATCGCCATCCGCACCGCTGTGCAACAAGGGGATGCGATCACCTTCCATGCAGGTTCCGGCATCGTCGCAGACAGCATCCCGGAAAGGGAATGGGAGGAGACTCTGCACAAGGCCTCCGGCATTCTGGCGGCTTTATGA
- a CDS encoding sialidase family protein has protein sequence MIKIFRASSRLCVNRILFANPATQIPGRWGRTTLTLRMSYDEGQTWPVARVLHPGFSAYSSLVVLQDGSIGCLFESGGDVKKERYQHITFARFPLAWLTQGQDLQGLHMK, from the coding sequence TTGATAAAAATTTTCCGAGCTTCTTCAAGACTGTGTGTTAACCGCATCCTCTTTGCCAACCCCGCCACCCAGATCCCCGGCCGTTGGGGCCGCACCACGCTCACCCTCCGGATGAGCTATGACGAGGGCCAGACCTGGCCGGTCGCCCGCGTCCTGCATCCCGGCTTTTCCGCCTACTCCTCCCTCGTCGTCCTTCAGGATGGCAGCATCGGCTGCCTGTTCGAGTCCGGTGGCGATGTGAAAAAAGAGCGCTACCAGCACATCACCTTCGCCCGTTTTCCCCTGGCCTGGCTCACCCAAGGCCAGGACTTGCAGGGCTTACACATGAAATGA
- a CDS encoding tetratricopeptide repeat protein has protein sequence MAKAPSILNADRGRASATALGVLCLLAAVQIFLVIQAFWKGAEGGTEAGKPAISQQANPLAAPVSPVLPTVSFSPPSVGQLAPAAPAAVSPMLADRGFAPPAIGSFAPPPGGLQPPASVPGPAFSPPAIPLTAPLPPLTAPVSTPEPAPVPDPVPAVPAAPSDSVASMTLEEMIELAKQVRGLGDMQGALEVLKRADLQYPGRPEVLAETAQCYETMGLADKAAAVWRQLESMDPSQAAGFRDLAQRRLSAPAPASPSLAPGFSALMGGEGAKMLSLGACVAVRDPSVVNGEKVVLRIPILRQGNTTLDPSQVDIDVYFFDRVNGEKIAQTIADEPVSTWASLPVDWSGIGEEPLDVTYFLPALTPGEIAAHGRRSYHGYVVRLYYQHKLQDVAAEPRDLLDFGSRTPQTVPGGVNPLLPPLTN, from the coding sequence ATGGCTAAAGCCCCTTCCATTCTCAACGCTGACCGGGGCCGTGCCAGTGCAACGGCCCTCGGTGTCCTCTGCCTGCTTGCAGCAGTGCAGATTTTTTTGGTGATTCAGGCCTTTTGGAAAGGCGCGGAGGGAGGGACAGAGGCTGGAAAACCGGCCATCAGCCAGCAGGCGAATCCTTTAGCTGCGCCGGTATCTCCAGTATTGCCCACCGTCAGCTTCAGCCCGCCGTCGGTGGGTCAGCTGGCTCCTGCGGCTCCGGCTGCGGTGTCTCCAATGCTGGCAGACCGGGGGTTTGCTCCACCTGCGATAGGCTCTTTTGCCCCACCGCCCGGAGGTTTGCAGCCGCCTGCTTCCGTTCCTGGTCCGGCTTTTTCACCGCCTGCCATCCCGCTGACGGCCCCGCTGCCCCCCCTCACGGCTCCCGTTTCGACTCCCGAACCTGCACCGGTTCCAGACCCGGTCCCGGCCGTTCCGGCGGCCCCTTCGGATTCGGTGGCCAGCATGACCCTTGAAGAAATGATCGAGTTGGCCAAACAAGTGCGGGGGTTGGGTGACATGCAAGGAGCCCTTGAAGTCCTGAAACGCGCTGACCTGCAGTATCCCGGCCGCCCTGAGGTCCTGGCGGAGACGGCGCAGTGTTATGAAACCATGGGCTTGGCGGACAAGGCGGCTGCCGTCTGGCGGCAGCTCGAAAGCATGGATCCTTCCCAGGCGGCCGGCTTTCGTGATCTGGCCCAGAGGCGGTTGAGTGCCCCGGCGCCTGCCAGTCCGTCCCTGGCTCCGGGTTTTTCCGCTCTGATGGGTGGAGAGGGAGCGAAAATGCTCTCACTGGGCGCCTGCGTGGCCGTGCGTGACCCTTCTGTTGTCAACGGGGAAAAGGTGGTCCTGCGCATCCCCATTCTGCGCCAGGGAAACACCACGCTGGATCCGAGCCAGGTGGACATTGACGTGTATTTTTTTGACCGGGTGAATGGCGAAAAAATCGCCCAAACCATTGCTGATGAACCCGTATCCACCTGGGCGTCCCTGCCGGTGGACTGGAGCGGCATTGGCGAAGAACCCCTTGATGTCACCTATTTCCTGCCGGCACTCACTCCGGGAGAAATCGCCGCCCATGGCCGCCGTTCCTATCACGGCTATGTGGTGCGGCTGTATTACCAGCACAAGCTCCAGGATGTGGCCGCAGAGCCCCGAGACCTCCTGGACTTTGGCTCACGAACGCCCCAGACTGTGCCGGGCGGCGTGAACCCGCTGCTCCCGCCGTTGACCAACTGA